CCCACGAGCGCACCCTCCTGCAACGGCACCTCGTCACGGGCGGCGCCGAACAACTGCTCGCTCACCTGTCGCCGGCGATGCGCTGGCGCCCTCCTGTGCTGGAGGTCGACTATCCGACCGGCCTGGACCGGGAGCTCCCCCTGCGGGGGCGAGGGCTGACGGTGATCCCGTCCTACTTCTGCCGGGGCAACCCGGTGGCGCTGGTGGATCCGGCGCTGCCTCCCGTCCTGGCCTACCCGATCCGCCGCCCCGGCCAGCGCCGCGCCGCCGGGGGTGAGGCGCTGACGGCGCTGCTGGGGCGCACCCGAGCGCACATCCTGAACTGCATCGTCCAGGCGCCGGGCTGCAGCACCGGCGAGCTGGCCCACCGGGCGCGGGTCTCGCCGTCCACGGCCAGTGAGCACGTCCACGTGCTCCGCGAGGCCAATCTGATCGCCAGCGCGCGGCAGGTCAACCTGGTGCTGCACTACCCGACCGAACTGGGCGCCGATCTGCTCGCCGGGTGGCCCGTCCGCGGCGCAGGGTCTTTCGGCGGACGCCGGAACACCCTCGCCCCCTGACGGCCGGCCGTGCGCCGATGACGGAACCCGCTGGACGCTTGGACGGCACGCGGATGATGGCGCGGTCGTGTGCACGGTCCGGCTCGCCGACTTCACCTTCGGCCTGGACCGTCCGTTACGAGGGCACTCTCTCCTGCCAGAGCTGGTTGAGCTTGCCGTCGCAGGGGAACTGCATGGCGTGCGCGCCGGGGTTGGTGCTCGCCCCATCGATGCCCAGGCACATCCCGCTGTTGCGGTTCCTCAGCGAGAAGATCGACGGGTCGAGGCCGCTGTGCTGGACCCTGATCCAGTCCTGGTTGAGAGCACCCGTGGGCCAGGCCTGGATGGCCCAGGCGCCGGCGCTGCTGCTGGCGTAGTTGATGCCGAGGTTCTTGCGGGAGCCGGCGTTCTCGTAGCCCAGCCATTCGCCGTCCGTGACCCTGCACCAGAGCTGGTGGATGTTGTACGAGCGGGGCCACTGTTCGAGCCAGATGCCGTGGTCGTTGCTGTCGTTGTAGGGCTGCAGATACAGGTTGGACTTGTAGTTACGGAGGAGCAGCCCGGGGTTGACGTTGCAGCCGCCGTCCGACAGTGCTTGGGCGGGCGCCGGGCCGATCGCCAGGACCAGCGCTCCTGCCATGATCGCCGCGGCGGCTCTTCTGGTACGGGTTGTGCGCATGGTGGTCTCCTCGCATGCTCGTCGCGGATCCCAGCATCGGCGCGCGGCCGTGGCGCGGTAAGAGTGTTTCGGCGTCCGCCGAAAGACGCAGGTCCTGGGCTTGTTCAGACGGCCAGGGCATGCGTGGTGACACCCCGCCCCCGCCGCGCGGACGGCCGCTCTTGTTGCCCGCTGATCCGTGCGGTGAGGCCGGGTTCGGCGATGATCGCCCGGTGCACGCGGGCGGCGCTGTCCGGGGTGGCCAGGGCCCGGGTGAGCGCGATCGCGCCCGCAGAGAACCGAGGACGTCGGCAGCAGGTCGCTTCGCCCGCCGCCGGGGTGCTCGTAGGCGTACATACTGCTGCGTGGAGTCAGGCGAGCGATGTCCCGACCAGGCTTGTGGCTCGAACAGCGTCATCGGCGCTCCTTAGCGTTGCAGCGATGCTGAGCGGGCCCGGTGGCTGGTGATATCTGCCGCGGACGTCGGCTGCCGGAAGCCCGGCCTTCCGCACCGCCACCGTCAAGTCCCCGGCCGGAACGAGGATCACCACGCTGGTCCAGCGCTACACCCCGTGAGCCGCCGCTGCATCCGTCGCCGTCAAGCCGCCTCCTCCTCCGCGGACTCGGGAGTGCGAACCAGCCGCATGCCGCCGGGCTGCGGCATCTCGTCGGGGAAGACCCACTTCCTGAACGCCCAGAACCGGAACACCATGGCGACCAGCGTGCCGATGACCTGCGCGCTCACGAAGTCGGCGATCTCCTGGGTCACCAGGCTCACATCCGGGGTCTCCAGCAGGAACACGTACCGGGAGATCCACAGCGGCGCGGAGCTGAGCAGCAGGCCGACGCCACTGACCAGGAAGAACAGCGCCGCCTCATGACGGCGCTCGCGACCGCCTCTGGTCCGGAAGGACCATTCGCGGTTCAGCACGTAGGACACGATCGTCGCCACGAGCACTGCGATGATCTTCGCGGTCACCGGCTTCGGTTCCAGGACGGTCAGCTTCAGCCCATAGAACACCGCGTTGTCCACGAGGAACGCCGTCCCGCCCACCACCACGAACTTCAGCAGTTCACGATGCTTCAGGACGAGGGCGTGCAGCGGTTCCGGCAACCTTGCGAGCACTGCGTTCGCTATTCGGAGCACCCTAGATCTTCTCACCACTCGAACGCCCTTGGGACTGGTAGCGGCGCAAGGCCTCCTGCCCGTCCGGGATGAACCGGTGCCGCCGCACGGCTTGGCTCAACTCCGCGCTCGTCAGCCAGCTCACCCAGCTCACCGCACGGGGATCGGGCGAGACGTCGCCGGTGACGACCGCTTCGTGCACTCCGAGCCAGTACGAGCTGATCTCGCCGCGGCACAGGAACTTGACCACCTCGCGCACCGGCACGTCGACGCCCAGCTCTTCCTTGACCTCACGCGCGGCTGCCGCCCGATAGGACTCACCGACCTCGACCGCCCCGCCGACGGTCACCTCGTAATAGCCGGGATACCTGGACAGCCCGTCAGCCCGCCGGTACACCAGGAACCTTCCCCGCTCATCGCGGCAGACGGTGGTGGCTTTGCGGTGCAGCCAGCCATGACGGATCGCGTCATCCCGGCTGACGACGCCCAGCACCTGGTCCTGATCGTCGACACGTTCCACGAGTTCGGTCACGGCGGCATGATCTCAGCACCCAGAGACCTGGACAAAAGGGCGTGGCCGGGGTCATCAGCCGCTTGGTACGGCCCCGGTCATGGCGGCGAACCAGCCCTATCTGCCCGGTGAGACATCGTAGGATCGGCGCCGTGGCGAAGAAGCGTAAAGCGAAGGCGAGCCCCACGCGCGGAGTCAGCGGTCACCCCGGCCGGCGCACGCAGCAACTCGCGGCTCGCCAGCCGTCGCGGGATGCTCGTTCTTCACTGATCGAGTCGCTGCTGGAGACCACCGGGGATCAGTGGTGGCCGGGCTCCCGGAAGGCGATCGTCCAGCGCCTCGCCGGCCTGCCCGCCCACTCGCCCCTGCGGCTGGAGAACGCCGTCGTCGACCTGGTCGGCGCGGAGATGTGGACACGCACCCAGACCGAGACCATGGGTTTCCACTGGGACCAGTACCTGGCCTCGCTGGCCGACTTCGTCCGTGACGAGATCCGGAGCGCCGCGCGTACCGGCAAGCAACTGGACGACCTGTGGCGGCTCCTGCACGGGCTCGCCGCGATGACCGGGCCGTCCAGCGGGCAGTCGCTGCGCCGCGACCTCGACCTCGCCGTCCGCCGAGCCATCGAGGACACCACGACGGCCTTGACCGAGGCCGGCGTCAAGCCCGCATGGCCGAGCGGGATTCTCCGTGCCGCTCCGGCCGGACAGCCTCTGCTGCTGACCGACGCGTACGGCTCGCGCCACGCGCTCCTCGCCCCCTTCGCCTGGGGCGAGGAGGATCCGCACTGGTACTGCTGGGACATCGACCGCTGCACCGGAGACCTGGTCGTGCACGCCGCCGTCTTCGCCTCGCCGGAGGACGCGCTCGCCGAGTGGCGAGCCGCCGTCGGGACGCACGCGGCGCCCACCTCCACCCAACCGGCCCGGTGCGATGAGGCCACCGCCCGCGACCTGCTGGATCCGCTGTGCCGTTTCGACCTCATGGACGCCCTGCTGCTCGGAAGCGAGTCGCACCAGCTCATCGCCGAGCGTTTCCGCCTGCGCCAGCGGGCCCGCGCCCTCTGCGAGTCGTTCACCGTCGCTCCCGCGTCCAAGCCCCAGCCGGACCTGAACGCGATCATCGACGACTTCGCCGCCTGGCTACGCGATCGAGCCGGCCACACGCCCGACCGGGAGGACATCGCCACGCTCGCCGACACCTGGTCCGGCCTCTCCGGACCGGGCTACCATGCCTGCTCCCCACACCGGATCGAGCACACCGTGATCCTCGTCGCAGAGGGGTACATCGAGAAGTACGCCGAGGCCAGCCTCGATCTGCTGCCGCAGTGGGTCGAATGGTGCATCGAACGCACCGGCCTCGCCGGCGAACCGGCAGAACGAGCCCGCCGGGCAGCCGCGAACAACCGGTGGGACGGCTCCGACACCATGGACCTGCGCCGCACCGAATAGCCGAACGCTCCCGGATGTCCGCCCCTTGCTACAAGCGCGTGAAGAGCACCTGTGATGGACCCGGTGGGGCTGTGGCGGCGTGATCGACGGAGTAGGTTCTCGCCTGTGAGCGATATCCGACTTCTCGGTCCCGACGACCTGCCCCTGTGCCGGCGGCTCGAAAGCGATCGCGAGTGGTCCACCGACGAGGCCAAGTGGCGGCTGATGTTCGAGGTGGGCGAGGTCTACGCCATCGACGCGGCCGACGGCGACGGCCTGGCCGGGTGCGTCGTGGTGACCCGTTACGGCGACTCGCTGGCCGACGTCGGCATGATGCTGGTCGCCGGCAGGTACGGCAGGCAGGGGCTCGGCACCCGGCTGATGGAGCACGCCCTGCGCACCGCCGGGGATCGCATCGTGGAGCTGACCGCGACCCGCTTCGGGCGTCCCGTCTACGAGCGGCTGGGCTTCCGGCCCACGGGCAGCCTGACGATCACCATGGGCCCGATGCGGGGAACGGCGCGGACGTCCGCGGTCCGCGTGGCCACACCGGACGACCACGCCGCGCTCCTCGACCTGGACGCCGAGGTCACCGGGGCCGACCGGAGCAAGGCGCTGACCGCCCTGCTGGCCATGGCCGAGCGCACGATCGTCACCGACGGCGGCTTCGCCGTGGCCTGGAACGCCGGCCCCCACCGTGTCATCGGCCCCGTGGTCGCGCCTTCTGAGGAAGCGGCCCGCGACCTCATCCTGGCCGCCGCTCACGACGCCGACCGCCCTGTGCGCATCGACCTGCTGGACGCGTACCCGGGTCTGCGCCCGTGGCTCACCGGGCTGGGGCCCACTGCGGGACCCGCGGCCCTGCCGACGATGGTCTACGGCGCGCACCGGCACCCGGGCGACCGTAGCCGATATGTCGCGCCCATCCTCATCTCGATGGGCTGAACGGACAGCAGGGCGTCGCACCAGCGGTCGGGTCGTGCCCGAGGGCAGCCGCCTTTTCCTGGTTCCTGCGATGTGGCGCAGTCGGTACGCCGCTGCCGGTGCGTACCGTGGACGAGCGGCGCTCTACGCCAAGATCGACCGGCAGGGCGCGGAGACAGCGACGAAGGGGCTGCTCACGACGGCGGCGTGGGAGTACCTCAAACGGGCCTTCGCCGTGGGGTTCGGCCCACGATCAGGTCCTGCTGACTGAGGTGCGCAGAGCGCTCTGACGCCGCTGACCCCGCATGCGGAGCCGACGTCCGCAGGTGAAGGGAAGACGGGCGATGACAGCGTCCGAGCAGCCGGGAGTGAGCCGCCGCACCTTCGCCCGCGCGTCAGCCGTCGGGCTGGCGCCGGCGGCGCCGCGGAGCTCCGGTCCCGGCGGGAGATGCCCGCCTCATGTCCGGGCCACGCCCTGTTTCGCGCACGGCGTGATCTTCACAATCGTGCCGTGAACCTCCAGCGAATCATCCGGTCATTACCCCTCACAACCCTCTCCCTGCTGATGATTGTCTCCTCGGTGGTGGCGACGCCGGCCCTGGCGGTACGGGGCGGCGGCCCGGTGGCCGACGGCACCTGGGGCTTCGTGGCGAAGGTGAACGTGGGTGAGACCCACAGTTGCACCGGAGCCCTGGTCAGCCCGCAGTGGGTGCTCACCGCCACCAGTTGCTTCGCCTCCCAGGGGCAGTCCATCACCAGCGGGGCGCCCAAGACCGCGACGACGGTCACGGTCGGCAGGACGGATCTGTCCGCCACGGGCGGCAGGGTGCTGCCCGTGGAGTGGATCCACCCGCACCGCGACCGGGACGCCGTCCTGGTCAAGCTGTCCCTGCGGGCCGTCGGCATCACCCCTGTCACGCTCGGCTCCGCCGCTCCCGTCACGGGGGACGCCCTGCAGGTCGCCGGCTACGGCAGGACCGCCGAGCAGTGGGCGCCCGACCGGCTGCACGCCGCGCCGGTCGTGGCCGGGGCCGTGGCCGCCGCCTCGTTCGGCTGGACCGCGGCGAGCGGCGGTGACGTGAGCGCCTGCCAGGGGGACGCGGGCGCGCCGGTGCTCCGCACGAACGGGAGCCGCGCGGAGCTCGTCGGGCTCAGCTCCGGCTCGGGGCAGGGAGGCTGCCTCGGCGCGGCAGCGGACGGGACGCGCGGCGGCGACGCGGTGCGGGTGGACGACCTGGCGAGCTGGATCCGCACGGTCGCGATCGAGCCCACCACGTCCTACACCCAGTACGCGGGCAGCCTGACCGGGATCGGCGGTTACGATTTCGACGACAACCGTGACCAGGCGGTGGCGTTCGACTACACGGGCTCCGGCAGACTGGACCACCTGGTGCTCTACCGCCCTGGCACGCAGATCGTCTTCATCGTCAAGCGGAACGCGGACGGCAGCTACGTCCCCGTCTTCTCCTCGACCACGGGCATCGGCGGCTACGACCTGAAGGACGGCCGGGACCGCATCGTCGCCTTCGACTACACGGGCTCGGGCAAGCTCGATCACCTGGTGCTCTACCGGCCGGGCGGGCAGACGGCCTGGATCCTGGAGCACGGTGCGGGCAACACGTGCAAGGCCGTCTTCCACAGCTCGGCCGGCATCGGCGGCTACGACCTGAACAGCGCCGAGGACCAGATCATCGCCTACGACTACGAGCACTCGGGCAAGCTGGACCATCTGCTGCTCTACCGGCCGGGGACCGGGATGGCCCGGATACTCAGGCACAGCGGTGCCACGTTCACGCCCGTCTTCGCCTCGGCCGACGGCGGGATCGGCGGCTACAACCTGAAGGACGCCCGCGACCGCGTCATCGCCTTCGACTACACGGGCTCTGGCAAGCTCGATCACCTGGTGCTCTACCGGCCGGGCGGGCAGACGGCCTGGATCCTGGAGCACGGCGCGGGCAACACGTTCAGAGCCGTCTTCGACAGCGCGACGGGCATCGGCGGCTACGACCTGAAGAGCACGGCGGACCAGATCATCGCCTACGACTACGAGCACTCGGGCAAGCTGGACCATCTGCTGCTCTACCGCCCCGGCGGGAAGACGGCCTGGGTGCTCAAACACGGCGCGGGCAACTCGTTCACGGCCGTGTTCCACAGCTCGGCCGGCATCGGCGGCTACGACCTGGAGATGGCCAAGGACCGCCTGATCGCCTTCGACTACCGCAGCACGGGCGGGCAGAGCCACCTGTTCCTCTACCGCCCGGGCGACCAGATCACCTACGTCGCGGGACGGGCGCTGCCGCCTGTACGGGTGGTCCCGGTCACCGTGACGCCCGTCATCGGCCCCGACTCCATCGTGGAGCGCTTCGGCTATCCCCTGAACTTCCCGCACGCCTTCGCGGGCACCTCCGGCCAGGCCGACTGGGGCACGGACGAGGCCGAGGCGCGCAACTTCGAGCTGATCTCCGGGAACGGCGGGATCATCTGGGTTTCCTGCACCGCGTCCCCCGAGAACGGGGTCGGCGTGATCAAGGTGTTCCCCGGCCTGCTGAACGGCGAGACCGAGATAGGCGAGCCGCACCTCGGCGTGACGGCGGTCTGCTTCAAGGTCCTCGGCTCCGGCGGATGGGTGAAGCTCCGGATCCCGAACGTCTACGAGGTGCAGGGCGACAGCCGCTCGCCGGGTGCCGGCCATGACGTGGACGCGACAGTGGTGAACGTGTCCTCCGGAGCGGAGCGGACCAAGCGCGTCGAGCGTGACGAGAGCGAGCAGTTCGGGCGTACGGACACCACCTGCGACGAGAGTCACCAGGACTATCCCGACAACTGCCGCGAGACCCTCCTGGAACTGCGGGTCGTCAGCTGAGCAACGGCCGGCCGGGCACACCCCGGCCGGCCGTTCAGCCCTTTCATCGACCGCGTGGACGGAATGGTGGACGTGAAAATGATTCGAGCGTTATGTGACAGGACTCCCGGGCGGGCGGCGGGGGTCATCGGCACCGTGCTCGCCCTGCTTGTCGTGGGCAGCCCGATGACCGAGGCCGCGGCTGCGGACCCGCCCGCCGCGCCGGTGTGCGAGCGCCAGGTGGTGCTGGAGGCGTGGGTCACGGGCGGCGTGAACGTGCGTCCGGCCGCCGAGCAGGCGCTGCTCGGGGACAGGGCGG
The nucleotide sequence above comes from Nonomuraea gerenzanensis. Encoded proteins:
- a CDS encoding GtrA family protein, with product MPEPLHALVLKHRELLKFVVVGGTAFLVDNAVFYGLKLTVLEPKPVTAKIIAVLVATIVSYVLNREWSFRTRGGRERRHEAALFFLVSGVGLLLSSAPLWISRYVFLLETPDVSLVTQEIADFVSAQVIGTLVAMVFRFWAFRKWVFPDEMPQPGGMRLVRTPESAEEEAA
- a CDS encoding S1 family peptidase, producing the protein MIVSSVVATPALAVRGGGPVADGTWGFVAKVNVGETHSCTGALVSPQWVLTATSCFASQGQSITSGAPKTATTVTVGRTDLSATGGRVLPVEWIHPHRDRDAVLVKLSLRAVGITPVTLGSAAPVTGDALQVAGYGRTAEQWAPDRLHAAPVVAGAVAAASFGWTAASGGDVSACQGDAGAPVLRTNGSRAELVGLSSGSGQGGCLGAAADGTRGGDAVRVDDLASWIRTVAIEPTTSYTQYAGSLTGIGGYDFDDNRDQAVAFDYTGSGRLDHLVLYRPGTQIVFIVKRNADGSYVPVFSSTTGIGGYDLKDGRDRIVAFDYTGSGKLDHLVLYRPGGQTAWILEHGAGNTCKAVFHSSAGIGGYDLNSAEDQIIAYDYEHSGKLDHLLLYRPGTGMARILRHSGATFTPVFASADGGIGGYNLKDARDRVIAFDYTGSGKLDHLVLYRPGGQTAWILEHGAGNTFRAVFDSATGIGGYDLKSTADQIIAYDYEHSGKLDHLLLYRPGGKTAWVLKHGAGNSFTAVFHSSAGIGGYDLEMAKDRLIAFDYRSTGGQSHLFLYRPGDQITYVAGRALPPVRVVPVTVTPVIGPDSIVERFGYPLNFPHAFAGTSGQADWGTDEAEARNFELISGNGGIIWVSCTASPENGVGVIKVFPGLLNGETEIGEPHLGVTAVCFKVLGSGGWVKLRIPNVYEVQGDSRSPGAGHDVDATVVNVSSGAERTKRVERDESEQFGRTDTTCDESHQDYPDNCRETLLELRVVS
- a CDS encoding helix-turn-helix domain-containing protein, with translation MSPRSRGVLRIVFTSEDLALTRMATRTDLLWEMLGSLHRLQARDGGQTMAGWRRQARARLTEAGLLASVRSLLLPLAPRGPYFPDFLTPIEAQLGDEQALQALADTPGTRMRAEMELLRRTAGLPSTELADLARGDRQAIKRLGRLVAGYCAAVLTPHRPQAEPALAHERTLLQRHLVTGGAEQLLAHLSPAMRWRPPVLEVDYPTGLDRELPLRGRGLTVIPSYFCRGNPVALVDPALPPVLAYPIRRPGQRRAAGGEALTALLGRTRAHILNCIVQAPGCSTGELAHRARVSPSTASEHVHVLREANLIASARQVNLVLHYPTELGADLLAGWPVRGAGSFGGRRNTLAP
- a CDS encoding RICIN domain-containing protein codes for the protein MRTTRTRRAAAAIMAGALVLAIGPAPAQALSDGGCNVNPGLLLRNYKSNLYLQPYNDSNDHGIWLEQWPRSYNIHQLWCRVTDGEWLGYENAGSRKNLGINYASSSAGAWAIQAWPTGALNQDWIRVQHSGLDPSIFSLRNRNSGMCLGIDGASTNPGAHAMQFPCDGKLNQLWQERVPS
- a CDS encoding NUDIX hydrolase is translated as MTELVERVDDQDQVLGVVSRDDAIRHGWLHRKATTVCRDERGRFLVYRRADGLSRYPGYYEVTVGGAVEVGESYRAAAAREVKEELGVDVPVREVVKFLCRGEISSYWLGVHEAVVTGDVSPDPRAVSWVSWLTSAELSQAVRRHRFIPDGQEALRRYQSQGRSSGEKI
- a CDS encoding GNAT family N-acetyltransferase, giving the protein MSDIRLLGPDDLPLCRRLESDREWSTDEAKWRLMFEVGEVYAIDAADGDGLAGCVVVTRYGDSLADVGMMLVAGRYGRQGLGTRLMEHALRTAGDRIVELTATRFGRPVYERLGFRPTGSLTITMGPMRGTARTSAVRVATPDDHAALLDLDAEVTGADRSKALTALLAMAERTIVTDGGFAVAWNAGPHRVIGPVVAPSEEAARDLILAAAHDADRPVRIDLLDAYPGLRPWLTGLGPTAGPAALPTMVYGAHRHPGDRSRYVAPILISMG